A portion of the Carya illinoinensis cultivar Pawnee chromosome 11, C.illinoinensisPawnee_v1, whole genome shotgun sequence genome contains these proteins:
- the LOC122281468 gene encoding superoxide dismutase [Mn] 1, mitochondrial-like isoform X1: MSKSTTRATKTPKSVMRPPRTEDIHLQEPSFASSSPSPWLILPPSSGFRAPSNLTAEGLGGEPPKPSLGSAIDTQYGSLDALIQKVNADAAALQGFGCKWLALDKERKQLSVETTADQDPLVTKGSALIPLIGIDVWAHACYLQGIWTFWFEVYAVLRDGEEVHIKWFIRFKYHAIIPEGCVWPGGAL, encoded by the exons ATGTCCAAATCTACAACGAGAGCCACCAAGACACCCAAATCCGTCATGAGACCACCACGCACGGAAGATATTCACCTACAAGAGCCCTCGTTCGCCTCGAGCTCGCCCTCACCATGGCTGATTCTTCCACCATCGTCTGGCTTCAGAGCGCCATCAAACTTAACGGCGGAG GGACTAGGTGGTGAGCCGCCAAAGCCTTCCTTAGGCTCAGCCATTGACACACAGTATGGTTCTCTCGACGCATTGATTCAGAAAGTCAATGCAGACGCTGCTGCTTTGCAAGGCTTCGGTTGTAAG TGGCTTGCTCTGGATAAAGAGCGGAAGCAGCTCTCAGTTGAAACCACTGCAGACCAG GATCCACTTGTAACTAAAGGATCCGCTTTGATCCCGCTGATTGGAATAGATGTTTGGGCGCATGCATGCTACCTGCAG GGAATTTGGACTTTTTGGTTTGAAGTTTATGCTGTGTTAAG AGATGGGGAAGAAGTACATATCAAATGGTTCATCAGATTCAAGTATCATGCTATCATACCCGAAGGATGCGTTTGGCCCGGAGGAGCACTATAA
- the LOC122281468 gene encoding superoxide dismutase [Mn], mitochondrial-like isoform X5, translating into MSKSTTRATKTPKSVMRPPRTEDIHLQEPSFASSSPSPWLILPPSSGFRAPSNLTAEGLGGEPPKPSLGSAIDTQYGSLDALIQKVNADAAALQGFGCKWLALDKERKQLSVETTADQDPLVTKGSALIPLIGIDVWAHACYLQILMNLTLKEQQALYIKLGEILQERLVGKS; encoded by the exons ATGTCCAAATCTACAACGAGAGCCACCAAGACACCCAAATCCGTCATGAGACCACCACGCACGGAAGATATTCACCTACAAGAGCCCTCGTTCGCCTCGAGCTCGCCCTCACCATGGCTGATTCTTCCACCATCGTCTGGCTTCAGAGCGCCATCAAACTTAACGGCGGAG GGACTAGGTGGTGAGCCGCCAAAGCCTTCCTTAGGCTCAGCCATTGACACACAGTATGGTTCTCTCGACGCATTGATTCAGAAAGTCAATGCAGACGCTGCTGCTTTGCAAGGCTTCGGTTGTAAG TGGCTTGCTCTGGATAAAGAGCGGAAGCAGCTCTCAGTTGAAACCACTGCAGACCAG GATCCACTTGTAACTAAAGGATCCGCTTTGATCCCGCTGATTGGAATAGATGTTTGGGCGCATGCATGCTACCTGCAG ATATTGATGAACCTCACTTTGAAGGAGCAGCAAGCTCTATACATAAAGCTAGGGGAGATCTTGCAGGAGAGGCTTGTGGGAAAGTCTTAG
- the LOC122281468 gene encoding superoxide dismutase [Mn], mitochondrial-like isoform X6 produces MSKSTTRATKTPKSVMRPPRTEDIHLQEPSFASSSPSPWLILPPSSGFRAPSNLTAEGLGGEPPKPSLGSAIDTQYGSLDALIQKVNADAAALQGFGCKWLALDKERKQLSVETTADQDPLVTKGSALIPLIGIDVWAHACYLQIRTISLY; encoded by the exons ATGTCCAAATCTACAACGAGAGCCACCAAGACACCCAAATCCGTCATGAGACCACCACGCACGGAAGATATTCACCTACAAGAGCCCTCGTTCGCCTCGAGCTCGCCCTCACCATGGCTGATTCTTCCACCATCGTCTGGCTTCAGAGCGCCATCAAACTTAACGGCGGAG GGACTAGGTGGTGAGCCGCCAAAGCCTTCCTTAGGCTCAGCCATTGACACACAGTATGGTTCTCTCGACGCATTGATTCAGAAAGTCAATGCAGACGCTGCTGCTTTGCAAGGCTTCGGTTGTAAG TGGCTTGCTCTGGATAAAGAGCGGAAGCAGCTCTCAGTTGAAACCACTGCAGACCAG GATCCACTTGTAACTAAAGGATCCGCTTTGATCCCGCTGATTGGAATAGATGTTTGGGCGCATGCATGCTACCTGCAG ATTCGAACCATAAGTCTATATTGa
- the LOC122281468 gene encoding superoxide dismutase [Mn], mitochondrial-like isoform X4 — MSKSTTRATKTPKSVMRPPRTEDIHLQEPSFASSSPSPWLILPPSSGFRAPSNLTAEGLGGEPPKPSLGSAIDTQYGSLDALIQKVNADAAALQGFGCKWLALDKERKQLSVETTADQDPLVTKGSALIPLIGIDVWAHACYLQDFGNSIPGHGGITDRMDCQISFDEVWIQQIPMIY; from the exons ATGTCCAAATCTACAACGAGAGCCACCAAGACACCCAAATCCGTCATGAGACCACCACGCACGGAAGATATTCACCTACAAGAGCCCTCGTTCGCCTCGAGCTCGCCCTCACCATGGCTGATTCTTCCACCATCGTCTGGCTTCAGAGCGCCATCAAACTTAACGGCGGAG GGACTAGGTGGTGAGCCGCCAAAGCCTTCCTTAGGCTCAGCCATTGACACACAGTATGGTTCTCTCGACGCATTGATTCAGAAAGTCAATGCAGACGCTGCTGCTTTGCAAGGCTTCGGTTGTAAG TGGCTTGCTCTGGATAAAGAGCGGAAGCAGCTCTCAGTTGAAACCACTGCAGACCAG GATCCACTTGTAACTAAAGGATCCGCTTTGATCCCGCTGATTGGAATAGATGTTTGGGCGCATGCATGCTACCTGCAG GATTTTGGTAATAGTATACCTGGGCATGGTGGAATTACAGATAGAATGGACTGCCAGATAAGCTTTGATGAAGTTTGGATCCAGCAGATTCCTATGATCTACtaa
- the LOC122281468 gene encoding superoxide dismutase [Mn] 1, mitochondrial-like isoform X2, with translation MSKSTTRATKTPKSVMRPPRTEDIHLQEPSFASSSPSPWLILPPSSGFRAPSNLTAEGLGGEPPKPSLGSAIDTQYGSLDALIQKVNADAAALQGFGCKWLALDKERKQLSVETTADQDPLVTKGSALIPLIGIDVWAHACYLQMFSFFPLRSNDDKCFCSPLSMRIASLIPLCVIQLSEGHMESY, from the exons ATGTCCAAATCTACAACGAGAGCCACCAAGACACCCAAATCCGTCATGAGACCACCACGCACGGAAGATATTCACCTACAAGAGCCCTCGTTCGCCTCGAGCTCGCCCTCACCATGGCTGATTCTTCCACCATCGTCTGGCTTCAGAGCGCCATCAAACTTAACGGCGGAG GGACTAGGTGGTGAGCCGCCAAAGCCTTCCTTAGGCTCAGCCATTGACACACAGTATGGTTCTCTCGACGCATTGATTCAGAAAGTCAATGCAGACGCTGCTGCTTTGCAAGGCTTCGGTTGTAAG TGGCTTGCTCTGGATAAAGAGCGGAAGCAGCTCTCAGTTGAAACCACTGCAGACCAG GATCCACTTGTAACTAAAGGATCCGCTTTGATCCCGCTGATTGGAATAGATGTTTGGGCGCATGCATGCTACCTGCAG atgttttctttcttcccgcTGCGTAGCAATGATGATAAATGCTTCTGCTCACCTCTCAGTATGAGGATTGCTTCTTTGA TACCGTTATGTGTAATCCAATTATCTGAAGGACATATGGAAAGTTATTAA
- the LOC122281468 gene encoding superoxide dismutase [Mn], mitochondrial-like isoform X7 — MSKSTTRATKTPKSVMRPPRTEDIHLQEPSFASSSPSPWLILPPSSGFRAPSNLTAEGLGGEPPKPSLGSAIDTQYGSLDALIQKVNADAAALQGFGCKWLALDKERKQLSVETTADQDPLVTKGSALIPLIGIDVWAHACYLQYRYV; from the exons ATGTCCAAATCTACAACGAGAGCCACCAAGACACCCAAATCCGTCATGAGACCACCACGCACGGAAGATATTCACCTACAAGAGCCCTCGTTCGCCTCGAGCTCGCCCTCACCATGGCTGATTCTTCCACCATCGTCTGGCTTCAGAGCGCCATCAAACTTAACGGCGGAG GGACTAGGTGGTGAGCCGCCAAAGCCTTCCTTAGGCTCAGCCATTGACACACAGTATGGTTCTCTCGACGCATTGATTCAGAAAGTCAATGCAGACGCTGCTGCTTTGCAAGGCTTCGGTTGTAAG TGGCTTGCTCTGGATAAAGAGCGGAAGCAGCTCTCAGTTGAAACCACTGCAGACCAG GATCCACTTGTAACTAAAGGATCCGCTTTGATCCCGCTGATTGGAATAGATGTTTGGGCGCATGCATGCTACCTGCAG TACCGTTATGTGTAA
- the LOC122281468 gene encoding superoxide dismutase [Mn] 1, mitochondrial-like isoform X3, producing the protein MSKSTTRATKTPKSVMRPPRTEDIHLQEPSFASSSPSPWLILPPSSGFRAPSNLTAEGLGGEPPKPSLGSAIDTQYGSLDALIQKVNADAAALQGFGCKWLALDKERKQLSVETTADQDPLVTKGSALIPLIGIDVWAHACYLQMFSFFPLRSNDDKCFCSPLSMRIASLSMLSIYLGCFKGRI; encoded by the exons ATGTCCAAATCTACAACGAGAGCCACCAAGACACCCAAATCCGTCATGAGACCACCACGCACGGAAGATATTCACCTACAAGAGCCCTCGTTCGCCTCGAGCTCGCCCTCACCATGGCTGATTCTTCCACCATCGTCTGGCTTCAGAGCGCCATCAAACTTAACGGCGGAG GGACTAGGTGGTGAGCCGCCAAAGCCTTCCTTAGGCTCAGCCATTGACACACAGTATGGTTCTCTCGACGCATTGATTCAGAAAGTCAATGCAGACGCTGCTGCTTTGCAAGGCTTCGGTTGTAAG TGGCTTGCTCTGGATAAAGAGCGGAAGCAGCTCTCAGTTGAAACCACTGCAGACCAG GATCCACTTGTAACTAAAGGATCCGCTTTGATCCCGCTGATTGGAATAGATGTTTGGGCGCATGCATGCTACCTGCAG atgttttctttcttcccgcTGCGTAGCAATGATGATAAATGCTTCTGCTCACCTCTCAGTATGAGGATTGCTTCTTTGAGTATGTTGAGCATCTATCTCGGTTGTTTCAAGGGCAGAATATAG